Proteins encoded by one window of Cyanobium sp. NS01:
- the rpiA gene encoding ribose-5-phosphate isomerase RpiA translates to MAELQDRMKQAVALAATDQIRSGMVVGLGSGSTAALMIQALGARLQSGELSDITGVTTSFQGEVLAAELGIPLASLNAISRIDLAIDGADEVDPSFQLIKGGGACHVQEKLVARRADRFVVVVDSTKLVDTLNLDFLLPVEVLSGAWRQVQAELQALGGAAQLRMAVRKAGPVVTDQGNLVLDVRFAGGIADPEGLERQINNLPGVLENGLFVNLADQVLVGQIEADIPGVRDLDKR, encoded by the coding sequence ATGGCCGAGCTGCAGGACCGGATGAAGCAGGCGGTGGCCCTGGCGGCCACCGACCAGATCCGCAGTGGCATGGTGGTGGGGCTGGGATCGGGCTCCACGGCCGCGCTGATGATCCAGGCCCTGGGCGCGCGGCTGCAAAGCGGCGAGCTCAGCGACATCACCGGCGTGACCACCTCCTTCCAGGGCGAGGTGCTGGCGGCTGAGCTGGGCATCCCCCTCGCCAGCCTCAATGCCATCAGCCGCATCGACCTGGCCATTGACGGAGCCGATGAGGTGGATCCCTCGTTCCAGCTGATCAAGGGGGGTGGCGCCTGCCATGTGCAGGAAAAGCTGGTGGCCCGCCGCGCCGACCGCTTTGTGGTGGTGGTGGACAGCACCAAGCTGGTGGACACCCTCAACCTCGATTTCCTGCTGCCGGTGGAGGTGCTGTCGGGCGCCTGGCGCCAGGTGCAGGCGGAGCTCCAGGCCCTGGGCGGCGCAGCCCAGCTGCGCATGGCCGTGCGCAAGGCCGGACCGGTGGTCACGGATCAGGGCAACCTGGTGCTGGATGTGCGCTTTGCCGGCGGCATCGCCGATCCCGAAGGGCTGGAACGGCAGATCAACAACCTTCCCGGGGTGCTGGAGAACGGCCTGTTCGTGAACCTGGCCGATCAGGTGCTGGTGGGCCAGATCGAGGCGGACATCCCGGGCGTCCGAGATCTCGACAAACGCTGA
- the hisD gene encoding histidinol dehydrogenase: MAAPSTALLLPCLRDPAAAAERLEAIAARTQGGASEQAAALVGDILQQVRREGDTALLRLTERFDGVRPDPLRIPPERLASSWEQCPPPLQQALRLAHSRILDFHRRQLPADLSVTGPHGESLGRRWRPVQRAGLYVPGGRASYPSTVLMNAVPAVVAGVERLVMVTPPGPGGEPNPTVLAAAHLAGINEVYRVGGAQAIAALAYGTASIPRVDVISGPGNLYVTLAKKAVYGQVAIDSLAGPSEVLVIADHTARVEQVAADLLAQAEHDPLAAAILLTTSEELASALPQALEAQLQGHPRAAITRSALQDWGLVVICRDLSSAAALSDRFAPEHLELLVEEPQALAEQIQNAGAIFMGPHSPEAVGDYLAGPNHTLPTSGTARFAGALSVETFLRHTSLIHFNRAALEATGQAVITLAESEGLHSHAESVRRRLS, from the coding sequence GTGGCCGCCCCCTCCACAGCGTTGCTCCTCCCCTGCCTGCGGGATCCGGCTGCCGCAGCCGAACGGCTTGAGGCCATCGCCGCGCGGACCCAGGGCGGGGCCAGCGAGCAGGCTGCAGCCCTGGTGGGCGACATCCTCCAGCAGGTACGGCGCGAGGGCGATACCGCCCTGCTCCGCCTCACGGAGCGCTTTGATGGGGTGCGCCCCGATCCGCTGCGGATTCCGCCGGAGCGGCTGGCCAGCTCCTGGGAGCAGTGCCCGCCTCCCCTGCAGCAGGCCCTGCGCCTGGCCCACAGCCGGATCCTGGATTTTCATCGGCGCCAGCTGCCAGCCGACCTGAGCGTCACCGGTCCCCATGGCGAAAGCCTGGGCCGGCGCTGGCGGCCGGTGCAACGCGCCGGGCTGTACGTGCCTGGCGGCAGGGCCTCCTACCCGAGCACGGTGCTGATGAACGCCGTGCCTGCCGTGGTGGCGGGGGTGGAGCGGCTGGTGATGGTGACGCCGCCTGGCCCCGGCGGTGAGCCGAACCCCACCGTGCTGGCCGCGGCCCATCTGGCCGGCATCAACGAGGTCTACCGGGTGGGCGGCGCCCAGGCGATCGCTGCCCTCGCCTACGGCACCGCATCCATTCCCCGCGTGGATGTGATCAGCGGCCCCGGAAACCTCTACGTGACTCTGGCCAAGAAGGCGGTGTACGGCCAGGTGGCGATCGATTCCCTGGCCGGGCCGAGCGAGGTGCTGGTGATCGCCGACCACACCGCCCGGGTGGAGCAGGTGGCCGCCGACCTGCTGGCCCAGGCCGAACATGACCCCCTGGCGGCGGCCATCCTGCTCACCACCAGCGAGGAGCTGGCCAGCGCGCTGCCCCAGGCTCTGGAAGCCCAGCTGCAGGGACACCCGCGCGCCGCCATCACCCGCTCGGCCCTGCAGGACTGGGGCCTGGTGGTGATCTGCCGCGATCTCAGCAGTGCCGCCGCCCTCAGCGATCGCTTTGCCCCGGAACACCTCGAGCTGCTGGTGGAAGAGCCGCAGGCGCTGGCGGAGCAGATCCAGAACGCCGGCGCGATCTTCATGGGCCCCCACAGCCCAGAGGCGGTGGGCGACTACCTGGCCGGCCCCAACCACACCCTGCCCACTTCCGGCACGGCCCGCTTCGCCGGTGCCCTGAGCGTCGAGACGTTCCTGCGCCACACCTCGCTGATCCACTTCAACCGGGCCGCTCTCGAGGCCACGGGTCAGGCCGTGATCACCCTGGCCGAGAGTGAGGGTCTGCACAGCCACGCCGAGTCTGTGCGGCGGCGACTCAGCTGA
- the rpsT gene encoding 30S ribosomal protein S20 yields the protein MANNKSSKKRIEIAERNRLRNRTYKSSLRTLMKRCFTACTAYSQGPDATAKEAVQLSMRAAFSKIDKAVKVGVLHRNTGAHQKSRLSTAVRQAVEPETASS from the coding sequence GTGGCCAATAACAAGTCTTCGAAGAAGCGCATCGAGATCGCCGAGCGCAACCGGCTGCGCAACCGCACCTACAAGTCGTCCCTGCGCACCCTGATGAAGCGCTGTTTCACGGCTTGCACGGCCTACAGCCAGGGTCCCGATGCCACCGCCAAGGAGGCGGTGCAGCTGTCCATGCGGGCTGCCTTCAGCAAGATCGACAAGGCCGTGAAGGTGGGTGTGCTGCATCGCAACACCGGTGCCCACCAGAAATCTCGCCTGAGCACCGCGGTGCGCCAAGCCGTGGAGCCTGAAACCGCCAGCAGCTGA
- the rpoB gene encoding DNA-directed RNA polymerase subunit beta, giving the protein MSSAIQVAKTVTYLPDLVEVQRASFKWFLEKGLIEELESFSPITDYTGKLELHFIGSEYRLKRPRHDVEEAKRRDATFASQMYVTCRLVNKETGEIKEQEVFIGELPLMTERGTFIINGAERVIVNQIVRSPGVYFKEEPDPKTGRKTYNASVIPNRGAWLKFETDKHELMHVRVDKTRKINAHVLMRAMGLSDVDVLDKLRHPEYYSKTIESATSVDGITSQDQALLELYKKLRPGEPPSVSGGQSLLDSRFFDAKRYDLGRVGRYKINKKLRLTVPDETRVLTKEELLATLDYLIGLQLGQPGYEIDDIDHLGNRRVRSVGELLQNQVRVGLNRLERIIRERMTVGETESLTPAQLVNPKPLVAAIKEFFGSSQLSQFMDQTNPLAELTHKRRISALGPGGLTRERAGFAVRDIHPSHYGRICPIETPEGPNAGLIGSLATHARVNEYGFIETPFWKVEEGIVIKQGDPIYLSADLEDECRVAPGDVPTDSDGRITADLVPVRYRQDFEKVPPEQVDYVQLSPVQVISVATSLIPFLEHDDANRALMGSNMQRQAVPLLRPERPLVGTGLETQVARDSGMVPITRVNGTVTYVDATAIVIRDEDGQDHTHYLQKYQRSNQDTCLNQRPIVRQGDPVIAGQVLANGSACEGGEIALGQNVLIAYMPWEGYNYEDAILVSERLVTDDLYTSVHIEKYEIEARQTKLGPEEITREIPNVAEESLGNLDEMGIIRVGAFVESGDILVGKVTPKGESDQPPEEKLLRAIFGEKARDVRDNSLRVPSTERGRVVDVRIYTREQGDELPPGANMVVRVYVAKRLKIQVGDKMAGRHGNKGIISRILPREDMPYLPDGTPIDIVLNPLGVPSRMNVGQVFECLMGWASSHLDCRVKVVPFDEMHGAEKSKQTVQAFLEEAASQPGKDWVYDPGNPGKIQLIDGRSGEAFDQPVTVGYAHILKLVHLVDDKIHARSTGPYSLVTQQPLGGKAQQGGQRLGEMEVWALEAYGAAYTLQELLTVKSDDMQGRNEALNAIVKGKPIPRPGTPESFKVLMRELQSLGLDIAVYTDAGEEVDLMQDVNPRRSTPSRPTYESLGVADYDDD; this is encoded by the coding sequence ATGAGCAGCGCGATCCAGGTCGCCAAGACCGTCACTTACCTGCCCGATCTCGTGGAGGTACAGAGGGCGAGCTTCAAATGGTTCCTGGAGAAGGGCCTGATCGAAGAGCTGGAGAGCTTTTCGCCGATCACCGATTACACGGGCAAGCTTGAGCTGCACTTCATCGGCAGTGAGTACCGGCTGAAGCGGCCACGCCACGACGTGGAGGAAGCGAAGCGGCGTGATGCCACCTTCGCTTCACAGATGTATGTCACCTGCAGACTGGTCAACAAGGAAACCGGTGAGATCAAGGAACAGGAAGTTTTCATCGGCGAACTGCCTTTGATGACCGAGCGCGGCACCTTCATCATCAATGGTGCAGAGCGTGTGATCGTGAATCAGATCGTTCGCTCCCCGGGTGTCTATTTCAAGGAGGAGCCCGATCCCAAGACCGGCCGCAAGACCTACAACGCCAGTGTGATCCCCAACCGGGGAGCATGGCTGAAGTTCGAAACCGATAAGCACGAGCTGATGCACGTGCGGGTCGACAAGACCCGCAAGATCAATGCCCACGTGCTGATGCGCGCCATGGGCCTCTCCGATGTGGACGTGCTCGACAAGCTGCGCCACCCCGAGTACTACTCCAAGACGATCGAGTCCGCCACCAGTGTGGATGGAATCACCTCCCAGGATCAGGCTCTGCTGGAGCTCTACAAGAAGCTGCGTCCGGGTGAACCGCCCTCAGTGAGCGGCGGCCAGAGCTTGCTGGATTCCCGCTTCTTCGACGCGAAGCGCTACGACCTCGGTCGCGTCGGCCGCTACAAGATCAACAAGAAACTGCGGCTCACCGTGCCGGATGAGACGCGGGTGCTCACCAAGGAGGAGCTGCTCGCCACTCTCGATTACCTGATCGGCCTGCAGCTCGGCCAGCCCGGCTATGAGATCGACGACATCGATCACCTGGGTAACCGTCGCGTCCGCTCCGTGGGTGAGCTGCTGCAGAACCAGGTGCGCGTGGGTCTCAACCGGCTCGAGCGGATCATCAGGGAACGGATGACCGTCGGCGAGACCGAGTCACTCACCCCGGCCCAGTTGGTGAACCCCAAGCCCCTGGTGGCGGCGATCAAGGAGTTCTTCGGCTCCAGCCAGCTGAGCCAGTTCATGGATCAGACCAACCCCCTGGCTGAGCTCACCCACAAGCGCCGCATCAGCGCGCTCGGCCCTGGCGGCCTCACCCGGGAACGGGCCGGTTTCGCCGTGCGCGACATCCACCCCTCCCACTACGGCCGCATCTGCCCGATCGAAACCCCGGAAGGCCCTAACGCCGGCCTGATCGGTTCGCTCGCCACCCACGCCCGGGTGAACGAATACGGCTTCATCGAGACCCCCTTCTGGAAGGTGGAGGAGGGGATCGTGATCAAGCAGGGCGACCCCATCTACCTCTCCGCCGATCTGGAAGACGAGTGCCGCGTCGCCCCCGGCGACGTGCCGACCGACTCCGACGGCCGCATCACGGCTGACCTGGTGCCCGTGCGCTACCGCCAGGATTTTGAAAAGGTGCCACCCGAGCAGGTGGATTACGTGCAGCTCTCGCCGGTGCAGGTGATCTCCGTGGCCACCTCTCTGATCCCCTTCCTGGAGCACGACGACGCCAACCGCGCCCTGATGGGCTCCAACATGCAGCGCCAGGCCGTGCCGCTGTTGCGTCCGGAGCGGCCCCTGGTGGGCACGGGCCTCGAGACCCAGGTCGCCCGCGACTCCGGCATGGTGCCGATCACCCGGGTCAATGGCACGGTCACCTATGTGGACGCCACGGCGATCGTGATCCGCGATGAAGACGGCCAGGACCACACCCACTACCTGCAGAAGTATCAGCGCTCCAACCAGGACACCTGCCTGAACCAGCGCCCGATCGTGCGCCAGGGAGACCCGGTGATCGCCGGCCAGGTGCTGGCGAATGGATCGGCCTGTGAAGGCGGTGAAATCGCCCTGGGTCAGAATGTACTGATCGCCTACATGCCTTGGGAGGGATACAACTACGAGGACGCCATCCTCGTTAGCGAGCGGCTCGTCACCGACGATCTCTACACCTCCGTTCACATCGAGAAGTACGAGATTGAGGCCCGGCAGACCAAGCTCGGCCCTGAGGAGATCACTCGTGAGATCCCTAACGTGGCTGAAGAAAGCCTGGGTAATCTCGATGAGATGGGCATCATCCGTGTCGGTGCCTTTGTGGAAAGTGGTGACATCCTGGTGGGCAAGGTGACCCCCAAGGGGGAGTCCGATCAGCCGCCTGAGGAAAAGCTCCTGCGTGCCATCTTCGGCGAGAAGGCCCGCGACGTGCGTGATAACTCCCTGCGGGTTCCCAGCACAGAGCGTGGCCGCGTGGTGGATGTGCGCATCTACACCCGCGAACAGGGTGACGAGCTGCCGCCGGGCGCCAACATGGTGGTGCGGGTGTATGTGGCCAAGCGCCTGAAGATTCAGGTTGGCGACAAGATGGCCGGTCGCCACGGCAACAAGGGCATCATCAGCCGCATCCTCCCCCGTGAGGACATGCCCTATCTCCCGGACGGCACACCCATCGACATCGTGCTCAATCCGCTGGGCGTGCCCAGCCGGATGAATGTGGGCCAGGTGTTCGAGTGCCTGATGGGCTGGGCTTCGTCCCACCTGGACTGCCGCGTCAAGGTGGTGCCCTTCGATGAGATGCACGGCGCCGAGAAATCGAAGCAAACCGTGCAGGCCTTCCTGGAGGAAGCCGCCAGCCAGCCCGGCAAGGACTGGGTCTATGACCCTGGGAACCCCGGCAAGATCCAGCTGATCGATGGCCGCAGTGGCGAGGCTTTCGACCAGCCAGTCACCGTGGGCTATGCCCACATTCTCAAGCTGGTGCACCTGGTGGACGACAAGATCCACGCCCGCTCCACCGGTCCCTACTCCCTGGTCACCCAGCAGCCCCTGGGCGGCAAGGCCCAGCAGGGTGGTCAGCGCCTCGGCGAGATGGAAGTCTGGGCCCTGGAGGCCTATGGCGCGGCCTACACGCTGCAGGAGCTGCTCACCGTCAAGTCCGACGACATGCAGGGCCGCAACGAAGCCCTCAACGCCATCGTCAAGGGCAAGCCCATCCCCCGCCCCGGCACGCCGGAGTCGTTCAAGGTGCTGATGCGCGAGCTGCAGTCCCTGGGCCTCGACATCGCTGTGTACACCGATGCGGGCGAAGAGGTGGATCTGATGCAGGACGTCAACCCCCGTCGCAGCACGCCAAGCCGGCCCACCTACGAGTCCCTCGGCGTTGCGGATTACGACGACGACTGA
- a CDS encoding TatD family hydrolase → MTPPSAVQKAATVQTGHPAEPLAHGGLVDSHCHIVFRQFDEDLDEVIARWRQAGVVALVHACVEPAEIPAIRALADRLPELRYSVGVHPLDTEHWSSDTAAVLEQAAVDDPRVVAIGELGLDLFREQNLQAQLAVLRPQLDLACRLDLPVIVHCRDAAEPMLAELRQRRSEGLCPRGVMHCWGGTPEEMEAFLELGFYISFSGVVTFAKAEATHACARAVPADRYLVETDCPFLAPVPRRGKRNEPSYVAAVAERVALLRGESLDMVARTSTANARTLFRLLGDGV, encoded by the coding sequence ATGACGCCGCCGTCTGCCGTCCAGAAGGCCGCCACTGTCCAGACTGGCCATCCAGCCGAGCCCCTGGCCCATGGCGGGCTGGTCGACTCCCATTGCCACATCGTCTTTCGCCAGTTTGACGAGGATCTCGATGAGGTGATTGCGCGCTGGCGGCAGGCCGGGGTGGTGGCCCTGGTGCATGCCTGCGTGGAGCCTGCCGAAATCCCGGCGATTCGGGCCCTCGCCGATCGCCTGCCCGAGTTGCGTTACTCGGTGGGGGTTCACCCGCTCGATACTGAGCACTGGAGCAGCGACACCGCCGCCGTGCTCGAGCAGGCGGCCGTGGATGACCCCAGGGTTGTGGCCATCGGCGAACTGGGCCTGGACCTGTTCCGGGAGCAGAACCTGCAGGCGCAGCTGGCCGTGCTGCGTCCCCAGCTCGACCTGGCCTGCCGGCTGGATCTGCCGGTGATCGTGCACTGCCGTGATGCCGCCGAGCCGATGCTCGCCGAGCTGCGTCAGCGTCGCAGCGAGGGCCTCTGCCCCCGGGGGGTGATGCACTGCTGGGGCGGCACGCCCGAGGAGATGGAGGCGTTCCTCGAGCTCGGGTTCTACATCAGTTTCAGCGGAGTGGTCACCTTCGCCAAGGCCGAGGCCACCCACGCCTGCGCCCGGGCCGTGCCTGCCGATCGCTACCTGGTGGAGACAGACTGTCCCTTCCTGGCTCCGGTGCCGCGCCGGGGCAAGCGCAATGAGCCGTCCTATGTGGCCGCTGTGGCGGAGCGGGTGGCGCTCCTGCGCGGCGAGAGCCTCGACATGGTGGCCCGCACCAGCACGGCCAATGCCCGAACCCTGTTCAGGCTTCTGGGTGACGGTGTATGA
- a CDS encoding DNA-directed RNA polymerase subunit gamma, which yields MSNSNLRTENHFDYVKITLASPDRIMQWGQRTLPNGQVVGEVTKPETINYRTLKPEMDGLFCEKIFGPSKDWECHCGKYKRVRHRGIVCERCGVEVTESRVRRHRMGFIKLAAPVSHVWYLKGIPSYVAILLDMPLRDVEQIVYFNCYVVLDPGDHKTLSYKQLLTEDEWLEIEDEIYAEDSEIENEPIVGIGAEALKSLLQDINLSETAEQLREDIAASKGQKRAKLIKRLRVIDNFVATGASPDWMVLDVIPVIPPDLRPMVQLDGGRFATSDLNDLYRRVINRNNRLARLQEILAPEIIVRNEKRMLQEAVDALIDNGRRGRTVVGANNRALKSLSDIIEGKQGRFRQNLLGKRVDYSGRSVIVVGPKLKMHQCGLPKEMAIELFQPFVINRLIRQNIVNNIKAAKKLIQRADDEVMQVLQEVIEGHPIMLNRAPTLHRLGIQAFEPKLVDGRAIQLHPLVCPAFNADFDGDQMAVHVPLAIEAQTEARMLMLASNNILSPATGEPIITPSQDMVLGAYYLSAEQPGASKPDFGDRSRTFAGLEDVIAAFEEKHIGLHHWVWVRFSGDVDCDDEESTPLEQKTLSDGTRIEQWNYRRDRFDEDGALISRYLLTTVGRVVINHTIIDAVAAV from the coding sequence ATGTCCAACAGCAATCTCCGCACCGAAAACCACTTCGACTACGTCAAGATCACGCTGGCTTCGCCGGATCGGATCATGCAGTGGGGGCAGCGCACGTTGCCCAACGGTCAGGTTGTGGGTGAGGTCACCAAGCCCGAAACCATCAACTACCGCACGCTCAAGCCGGAGATGGACGGCCTGTTCTGCGAGAAGATCTTCGGACCGTCCAAGGACTGGGAGTGCCATTGCGGTAAGTACAAACGGGTGCGGCACCGCGGCATCGTCTGCGAGCGCTGTGGCGTGGAGGTCACCGAGAGCAGGGTGCGCCGTCACCGCATGGGCTTCATCAAGCTGGCCGCCCCGGTGAGCCACGTCTGGTACCTGAAGGGGATTCCCAGCTACGTGGCGATCCTGCTCGACATGCCCCTGCGGGATGTGGAGCAGATCGTTTACTTCAACTGCTACGTGGTTCTCGATCCGGGCGACCACAAAACCCTCTCCTACAAGCAGCTGCTCACGGAAGACGAATGGCTTGAGATTGAGGATGAAATCTACGCCGAAGATTCCGAGATCGAGAATGAGCCCATCGTCGGTATCGGTGCCGAGGCGCTCAAGAGCCTGCTGCAGGACATCAACCTCAGCGAAACTGCCGAGCAGTTGCGTGAGGACATCGCCGCCAGCAAGGGTCAGAAGCGGGCCAAACTCATCAAGCGTCTGCGGGTGATCGACAACTTCGTGGCCACCGGTGCAAGTCCGGATTGGATGGTGCTGGATGTGATTCCGGTGATCCCGCCTGATCTGCGTCCCATGGTTCAGCTCGATGGCGGCCGTTTCGCCACGAGCGATCTCAACGACCTCTACCGCCGGGTGATCAACCGCAACAACCGCCTGGCCAGACTGCAGGAGATCCTGGCGCCGGAGATCATCGTCCGCAACGAGAAGCGGATGCTGCAGGAGGCTGTCGATGCCTTGATCGACAACGGCCGCCGCGGCCGCACGGTGGTGGGAGCCAACAACAGGGCCCTCAAGTCGCTCAGCGACATCATTGAGGGTAAGCAGGGGCGTTTCCGTCAGAACCTGCTCGGCAAGCGCGTCGACTACTCCGGTCGTTCAGTGATCGTGGTGGGCCCCAAGCTGAAAATGCACCAGTGCGGGCTCCCCAAGGAGATGGCCATTGAGCTGTTTCAGCCCTTTGTGATCAACCGGCTGATTCGCCAGAACATCGTCAACAACATCAAGGCCGCCAAGAAGTTGATTCAGCGGGCCGATGACGAGGTGATGCAGGTGTTGCAGGAGGTCATCGAGGGACACCCGATCATGCTCAACCGGGCTCCGACACTGCACCGCCTTGGCATTCAGGCCTTCGAGCCTAAGTTGGTCGATGGTCGTGCCATTCAGCTCCACCCGCTCGTCTGCCCAGCCTTCAACGCTGACTTCGACGGCGACCAGATGGCCGTGCATGTGCCCCTGGCGATTGAAGCTCAGACGGAAGCCCGCATGCTCATGCTGGCCAGCAACAACATTCTCTCGCCGGCTACAGGCGAGCCAATCATCACCCCCTCCCAGGACATGGTGCTCGGCGCCTACTACCTCAGTGCCGAGCAGCCTGGGGCCAGCAAGCCCGATTTCGGTGACCGCTCCCGCACCTTCGCCGGCCTTGAGGATGTGATCGCCGCTTTTGAGGAGAAGCACATCGGCCTGCACCACTGGGTCTGGGTGCGGTTCTCCGGCGATGTGGACTGTGATGACGAGGAGAGCACGCCGCTGGAGCAGAAGACGCTCAGTGATGGCACCCGCATCGAGCAGTGGAACTACCGCCGTGACCGCTTCGATGAGGACGGCGCCCTGATCAGCCGCTACCTGCTCACCACTGTGGGTCGGGTCGTGATCAACCACACCATCATCGACGCCGTGGCTGCGGTCTGA